GCGATATGCGTTGGGATGCGTGATGGTGTGTTTCGTGACTGTGCAAGCGTACCCGTCGTCGGTGCGGGCACGTGCGTGTCAACGACAGAGGGTATTGAACACCACCGACGCTCACCCGCACTTGCGCCGATTTAACCCCAGTTTATCCGCTCGTCGCCCCGCGCGACGACACGGCGAGTAACCTTCATACAGCCGGCCGACACATACCTGCGTATGAGTACGATCTTCACGCAGATCGTCGAGGGTGACATTCCCGCTCGAATCGTGTACGAAGACGAGACGACAATCGCGTTTCTGGACGCGAACCCACTCGAGCCAGGACACACGCTTGTCATCCCGAAAGACGAGTACGAACGGCTGAACGACGTCCCCGAGGACGTTGCCTCGGATCTCTACGCGACGATCCATCGACTGGTTCCCGCCGTCGAGTCCGCCGTCGACGCCGACGCGACGACCGTCGCGTTCAATAACGGTGAAGCGGCCGGTCAGGAGGTTCCCCACGTCCACTGTCACATCGTTCCTCGCTTCGAGGACGACTCGAGCGGACCGATCCACGCTGTCTTCGACGGCCCGACCGACCTCGCGGACGACGAACTCGACGAGATCGCTGCCGACATCGAATCACGCGCGTAATTTGTTCGGACGCTCCGTTCCCGTCCGCTCGAGGAGATATCGGCCGTCGATCGAACCTCGGTCGAACTCGAGGACGGCCAGTTGCTCCTGATCGACCGTTCGCGCGCCGACTGCCGTGGTATTTTTACGATCCGCGCGCGAGATCCGCGTATGGTCGCCGATCTCGCCGCCCGCCTTCGTGGCTACCCGCTCGCGACGATCCTCGAACTCGGTAGCGTCGTCGTCTGCGCTCTGTTGTTCCTCGGAACGCTCGCGTTGCTCGCGAGTGGCCCGCCCGCAGGACGGGGTGATCCGTGGCTCGCCCTGATTGCTCTCGGCGCCGCGTTCGTCGTCTTCTGGACGGCGCTGGTGCCGCTGTACGAACGCTATCTGTACTCCTGATCCCAACCGGCCACCGTTCGGCGAACCGAAATCCGCGTTAGAAGAGCGTTCCGACGAGAACGTCACCGTATATCAACGCGAGCACCAGACCGAGGAAGACGGGCACGAGAAACGGCGTCCCCGGCGAAATCCAGACGGTCTCCTTTTCCGCGAGCACCTCGAGTCCCGTCCGCAACTCCGCGGGCGAGGTACCGTAGGCCGTCCCGGGAATGTCCTCGAGGAAGGCCTCGGCTCCCCACGGATCATCGTCGCTCGCGTCCGCTTCGGCCGCCTCGGATACCTCATCGTCGGCCACGGCCGCCCCGCCGTCGCTGCGAACGTCCGCGTCGACGGCTCCGTCGGTCGGCGGATTCGGCTCGTCGGGCAGTGTCGCCGGATCGCGGTATCGATCCGGCCGCTCCCGAACGTCCTCGAGGGTGAGGCCGCGCCAGCGGAGGTACATCCGCAACGCATCGAGGTCGAGTCCGCCACGAGACCGTCCCGACGGGTCCTCGAGCAGTCTGCCGTGCGTTTCGGGAACTCGGTCCCACGAGACGGGCCAGCCGATGAACATCACGCCGTTGAATCGTCCCGCGAGGGCGTTCGCGACCACGAGTGCGATCGGAATGGCGATGCCGATGACGACGGCGTTCGTCAGGATCGTGAACGAAAACGTCTCGATCGGCGTCACCGTCAGCGGAAACGTCATCGAACCGATTTCGTAGTGTGGGTACGTCGGAAACAACAACGCCAGTACGAGTAACGCCTTCGCGTCCGCTCCGCCGAAACCGCCGAACCACCAGAACAGGTAGGCGATCGGGACGACGAAGCCGAGACTCACCGCCGTCGGGAGGAGGAACTCGTAGGCCCAGACGGTCGCCTCCGCGTTCCAGGCGAGCCAGCCGTCCCAGACGAGCAACACGCTTCCGAGAAACGCAAGCGGGATCCAAACGGCACTCGAGACGCGTCTCGTTTTAACGTCGCGAACTGCAGCCCAGGCGAAGACGGGAAGCGCGACGAGGCGCAGGAGATCGGGAATCGTCGCCTCGCTACCGGCGAGTATCACACCCGCTTCTCTCGAGCGCGACAGTGTTATTGTTTCGACCTCGATGTCAGTTACACTCGCAATTCGACCGCCACCACCCATCACCCACCACTCACCACCCACTACCCACCACCTACCGCCCACCACACACCTCCCACCGTCCACCTCTCACTTCTCACATCTCACTACTCTCATCACGTCTCCAAAAGCGTTAGAACTTTTTACTCAGAACTCCTACCGGGGAGTAATGGATCACCTCGAGGACCTCTCCGTCGACGAACTGCACGCCGCACTCGAGAACGTCGAGGGGAAAAAGCCGACACAGCGCTTGCTCGCAGCGATTGCCTACAAAAATGGCGTGACACAGACAGAACTCGCAGACTGGCACAACGTCGAGCGAAAGACGATCTACAGTTGGCTCAACAGACTCGACGCGGAGTCACTCGAGGCGGCCGTCGAAGACGAACACCGGCCCGGCCGACCGCGAAAACTCTCCGAAGACGAGCGACTCGAGTTCGAACGAACGGTACAGGAGTCCCCACCCGATGCGTACGATGTCGGTTCGGGTTGGAGTCCGTCGATCGTCCAGCAGTATTTAGTGGACACCTACGACGTCCACTATTCGCTGCCGAGTTGCCGTCGAATACTGAAAGAAGTTGGATTCGAATATCGAGAACGGACTCGGACAAATAGTCTGGAAAGACGAAACGAATCCAATGAGCAGGCTGGTAACGAACGAAATCATCCCGGAAAGTGGGTTTTAGAGTAGTATAGGTCTACCATTCCACATAAGTAGATTTTGATAATTGTCATGGAATCGTTCGATATTGGCCTCTCTCTGTCGAATTATCGCGCTAGGTAACACGCTCCACCTCGCGATTATTAACTAGTGGGTAACTACTTTTGCTTTGAGCTTCACTCGTTGCGGGAGTCGTCCCCTCCTTCCGTATAGTTCGACGACACGAACTCCGAAACAGTAAGGATGCTGTGCCCACCTCTCGAAAACGATGGCTCCAGCGGAATCAGACGACGAGCAACGTCGGACCAGAGGCGGGAAAGTCGCACGCGTGATTCAGCAGTACGACCTCGAGGGGTTCGGTGCCGAGTTAGAACGCGCCTGGACTGCTGATGGCGAGGAGCGACGCAGTCTCAGAGCGCTCGCCGCCGACGTCAATCACGAACTCTTGC
This portion of the Natronorubrum sediminis genome encodes:
- a CDS encoding HIT family protein; translation: MSTIFTQIVEGDIPARIVYEDETTIAFLDANPLEPGHTLVIPKDEYERLNDVPEDVASDLYATIHRLVPAVESAVDADATTVAFNNGEAAGQEVPHVHCHIVPRFEDDSSGPIHAVFDGPTDLADDELDEIAADIESRA
- a CDS encoding A24 family peptidase C-terminal domain-containing protein, producing MILAGSEATIPDLLRLVALPVFAWAAVRDVKTRRVSSAVWIPLAFLGSVLLVWDGWLAWNAEATVWAYEFLLPTAVSLGFVVPIAYLFWWFGGFGGADAKALLVLALLFPTYPHYEIGSMTFPLTVTPIETFSFTILTNAVVIGIAIPIALVVANALAGRFNGVMFIGWPVSWDRVPETHGRLLEDPSGRSRGGLDLDALRMYLRWRGLTLEDVRERPDRYRDPATLPDEPNPPTDGAVDADVRSDGGAAVADDEVSEAAEADASDDDPWGAEAFLEDIPGTAYGTSPAELRTGLEVLAEKETVWISPGTPFLVPVFLGLVLALIYGDVLVGTLF